Proteins encoded in a region of the Variovorax sp. PAMC 28711 genome:
- a CDS encoding efflux RND transporter permease subunit, translating into MNVSAWSIRNPIPAVMLFVLLTFGGLLSFNAMKVQNFPDIDLPTVTVSAALPGASPSQLETDVARKLENSIATIQGLKHITSKVQDGQATLIVEFRLEKPVQEAVDDVRSAVQRVRADLPADVRDPVVTKLDLAGQPVLAFTIASTQLDAEALSWFVDNDVTKKLLALSGVGAVNRVGGVTRQVHVDLDPAKLQALGASAADISRQLRQVQTESAGGRFDLSGSEQPVRTLATVQSAGELNALQIALSDGRRVRLDQVARISDTIAEPRSAALLDGKPVVGFEVARSRGESEVEVGGRIQKALAELRADHPDIQLTEAFNFVTPVEEEYDGSLHLLYEGAILAVLVVWLFLRDWRATFVTAVALPMSVIPAFIGMHFLGFSVNVISLLALSLVVGILVDDAIVEVENIVRHLRMGKSPYEAAMEAADEIGLAVIATTFTLIAVFLPTAFMSGVAGKFFKQFGWTASLAVFASLVVARVLTPMMAAYILKPLVGAEKEPRWLQVYMRMASWCMTHRFTTMVLATLFFIGSLAMIPLLKTGFIPPDDNSQTQVYISLAPGATLAQTTATAEETRRRVMEVPHVRSVYTTVAGGSAGGDPFASFGTPETRKATLTIKLDPRGDRPRKQVIENNIRAALESLPGVRSTVGLGGSGEKYILALSGDDPVALTTAARSVERDLRTIPGLGNITSTASLIRPEISVRPDFARAADMGVTSAAIAETLRVATLGDYDVSLPKLNLAQRQVPIVVKLEDSARQDLALLERLAVPSAKGPVMLGQVANLTVEGGPAVIDRYDRSRNVNFEIELSGTGLGEAKEAAMKLPSIVNLPPGVRVTEVGDAEVMTELFASFGLAMLTGVLCIYIVLVLLFKDFLHPVTILCALPLALGGAFVGLLVAQKALSMPSLIGLIMLMGVATKNSILLVEYAIVARRHHGMSRWDALRDACHKRARPIIMTTIAMGAGMLPIAVGFGAADSSFRSPMAVAVIGGLITSTVLSLLVVPAVFTYIDDIEHWIRRTVRKLRGQPADLHSDDDLKPTPHAAN; encoded by the coding sequence ATGAACGTTTCCGCCTGGTCCATCCGGAACCCGATTCCGGCGGTGATGTTGTTCGTGCTGCTCACCTTCGGCGGCCTGCTGTCGTTCAACGCGATGAAGGTGCAGAATTTTCCCGACATCGACCTGCCGACCGTCACCGTCTCGGCCGCACTGCCCGGCGCCTCGCCCTCGCAGCTCGAAACCGACGTCGCACGCAAGCTCGAGAACTCGATCGCCACCATCCAGGGCCTGAAGCACATCACCAGCAAGGTGCAGGATGGCCAGGCGACGCTGATCGTCGAATTCCGCCTCGAGAAGCCGGTGCAGGAAGCGGTCGACGACGTGCGCTCCGCCGTGCAGCGGGTGCGGGCCGACCTGCCCGCCGACGTGCGCGACCCGGTCGTCACCAAGCTCGACCTGGCAGGCCAGCCGGTGCTGGCCTTCACCATCGCCTCGACCCAGCTGGACGCCGAGGCGCTCAGCTGGTTCGTCGACAACGACGTGACCAAGAAGTTGCTCGCGCTCTCGGGCGTGGGCGCGGTGAATCGCGTGGGCGGCGTCACGCGCCAGGTGCACGTGGACCTCGACCCCGCCAAGCTGCAGGCGCTGGGCGCCAGCGCGGCCGACATCTCGCGCCAGCTGCGCCAGGTGCAGACAGAAAGCGCGGGCGGCCGCTTCGACCTGTCGGGCAGCGAGCAGCCGGTGCGCACGCTCGCCACGGTGCAGTCGGCCGGCGAACTCAATGCCCTGCAGATCGCCCTGAGCGATGGCCGCCGCGTGCGGCTCGATCAGGTCGCGCGCATCAGCGACACGATCGCCGAGCCGCGCTCCGCGGCGCTGCTCGATGGCAAGCCGGTGGTCGGCTTCGAGGTGGCGCGCAGCCGCGGCGAGAGCGAAGTCGAAGTCGGTGGCCGCATCCAGAAGGCGCTCGCAGAACTGCGTGCCGACCATCCCGACATCCAGCTGACCGAGGCCTTTAACTTCGTGACGCCGGTTGAGGAGGAGTACGACGGCTCGCTGCACCTGCTGTACGAAGGCGCGATCCTCGCGGTGCTGGTGGTGTGGCTCTTCCTGCGCGACTGGCGCGCCACGTTTGTCACCGCGGTGGCGCTGCCGATGTCGGTGATCCCGGCGTTCATCGGCATGCATTTTCTGGGCTTTTCGGTCAACGTGATCTCACTGCTGGCGCTGTCCCTCGTCGTCGGCATCCTGGTCGACGACGCGATCGTGGAGGTCGAGAACATCGTGCGCCACCTGCGCATGGGCAAGAGCCCGTACGAGGCGGCGATGGAAGCGGCGGACGAAATCGGCCTCGCGGTGATCGCCACCACCTTCACGCTCATCGCGGTTTTTTTGCCGACGGCCTTCATGAGCGGCGTGGCGGGCAAGTTCTTCAAGCAGTTCGGCTGGACCGCTTCGCTGGCGGTGTTCGCGTCGCTGGTGGTGGCGCGAGTCCTGACGCCGATGATGGCGGCCTACATCCTGAAGCCGCTGGTCGGTGCCGAGAAGGAGCCGCGCTGGCTGCAGGTCTACATGCGCATGGCCTCGTGGTGCATGACGCACCGCTTCACGACGATGGTCCTGGCGACGCTGTTCTTCATCGGCTCGCTCGCGATGATTCCGCTGCTCAAGACCGGCTTCATCCCGCCGGACGACAACTCGCAGACGCAGGTCTACATCTCGCTGGCACCCGGTGCCACGCTGGCGCAGACCACCGCCACTGCCGAAGAAACGCGGCGTCGCGTGATGGAAGTGCCGCATGTACGCAGCGTCTACACGACGGTGGCGGGCGGCAGTGCGGGCGGCGATCCGTTCGCGAGTTTCGGCACGCCCGAAACGCGCAAGGCCACGCTCACCATCAAGCTCGATCCGCGCGGCGATCGGCCGCGGAAGCAAGTCATCGAAAACAACATTCGCGCCGCGCTCGAAAGCCTTCCGGGCGTGCGCAGCACGGTCGGTCTCGGCGGCTCGGGCGAGAAGTACATCCTGGCGTTGTCGGGCGACGACCCGGTCGCGTTGACCACCGCCGCGCGCAGCGTCGAGCGCGATCTGCGCACGATTCCCGGCCTCGGCAACATCACTTCGACCGCCAGCCTGATCCGCCCGGAAATCTCGGTGCGGCCCGACTTCGCGCGCGCCGCCGACATGGGTGTCACGAGCGCGGCCATCGCCGAGACCCTGCGCGTCGCCACCCTGGGCGACTACGACGTGTCGCTGCCCAAGCTCAACCTGGCGCAGCGGCAGGTGCCGATCGTGGTGAAGCTGGAAGACTCCGCGCGCCAGGACCTCGCACTGCTTGAACGCCTCGCGGTGCCGAGCGCCAAGGGTCCGGTGATGCTCGGCCAGGTCGCCAACCTCACGGTCGAGGGCGGGCCGGCAGTGATCGACCGCTACGACCGCTCGCGCAACGTGAACTTCGAGATCGAGCTGTCGGGCACCGGCCTGGGCGAAGCGAAGGAAGCGGCGATGAAGCTGCCCTCCATCGTCAACCTGCCGCCCGGCGTGCGCGTGACCGAAGTGGGCGATGCCGAGGTGATGACCGAGCTCTTCGCGAGTTTCGGCCTGGCGATGCTCACCGGCGTGCTGTGCATCTACATCGTGCTGGTGCTCCTGTTCAAGGACTTCCTGCATCCGGTGACGATTCTTTGCGCGTTGCCGCTGGCGCTGGGCGGTGCCTTCGTCGGCCTTTTGGTGGCGCAGAAGGCGTTGTCGATGCCCTCGCTCATCGGGTTGATCATGCTGATGGGCGTGGCGACGAAGAACTCGATCCTGCTGGTCGAGTACGCCATCGTCGCGCGCCGCCACCATGGCATGAGCCGATGGGATGCATTGCGCGACGCCTGCCACAAGCGGGCCCGGCCGATCATCATGACGACCATCGCGATGGGCGCCGGCATGCTGCCGATCGCCGTCGGCTTCGGCGCTGCCGATTCCAGTTTCCGCTCGCCGATGGCGGTCGCGGTGATCGGTGGCCTCATCACGTCGACGGTGCTGAGCCTCCTGGTCGTGCCCGCCGTGTTCACCTACATCGACGACATCGAGCACTGGATCCGGCGCACGGTGCGCAAGTTGCGCGGGCAACCTGCCGACCTGCACAGCGACGACGACCTGAAGCCGACGCCGCACGCGGCGAACTGA